The sequence below is a genomic window from Lepus europaeus isolate LE1 chromosome 9, mLepTim1.pri, whole genome shotgun sequence.
ATATTTAATTCCATGGTTTAACTGAAATTTATGTGGTTGAATTCTCTATCAAGAGAGGCTTCAATTGTCTTAATTTTGTGGTTTCATCTAAGGAATCAAAATAATTAGCTATAAACACTTTTGTGTCAATGAGCCTTGCTTTCATAGCTAAATGTTAGGAAAGAATGGACAAGAATATCTATAATTTTCTCTGTCATTGTTGGGGGCCAGCGTGATGCCCGAGTCATAGTTACCCTTATGACATCATCACTCTTCCCACCTCCACTCttcctgccagagccctggccgcAAGGGTGCAGACCTGAGCATGATGGATCCATCTGGCTCCTAACCATGGGCCATGTAGGGGATTGCAGACCTGAGGGGATTCGAACCATCCATTTCTAAGTCATGGGCATTCGATTTTGTGTAAGAGACGGCCAgttcccacaaaggtgcaggcaggggagggTGCATGTCCACAGTTACGCAGGACACAGATCCAAAGTCTAGGTCTCTGGGCACACGCAGAGGTCAGTGTGTGGCAGACTGGACATCCCATTGCGGAAGGAACAGCTGGCCACTCTTTTCCCCTTTGACTCTGGTTACAGAAGGATGGCCAGTTCTGTGAAATAATAATTGAAGATGTTGATGAAACCACAGTgtggacaaagaaagagaaagaaaagaaaacagtaaaactacctcccccaccacctcctccacctccaaagccaaagccaaaggtAGGTGGCACAGCCTCCCCAGGTGGGGTGGCCCCAACCCACAACAGCTCTGACCTGTGTCACCCGCCAGTGGTGGCTTCCTTCTCCGTGGTCCATAGCGTGGATGGCCACGTCGGTCACTGTCCAGACCAGGACACACGTGTCAGGGGAAGGGGGTGCTGTTAATGCCTACTGCAGAGCAGCCACCCTCAACCAAGGATGTCCCGGCCAACCAGGACAAGCGAGTGTCCTGTGTAGCGCTGGAGTGCGTGGGGACGACTCCTCCCGGGCTTGCTTCTCCTGTTTGCTTCTTAGCCCGGGACTGAAGcacggaggtggggggggggggaggggtaacCCCGATGAGGAGCAGACCCTGCAGGGGCCGGGAGAGGGCTGTGTTTGGGGAGCACGTGGCCTGGACAGGGGAAACCCAGGGCTAAAAGTGTGCATATGTgagcgtgtctgtgtgtgtccactAACGTTTCAGTGGAAAAGCTGGAAGAGCGAGCAAGGAATGAGAAAGTCCCCCTAGCGCGTGGGGGCAGGGAAGTTGTGGGCACGAGCTGGAGTGTGAGAGCAGCTGAGCGAAGGTGCTTCGCCTGCAGCGGGTGGGCGGCTCTGAAGGGAAGCCCTTGGGTCCTTGGGTAGGGGCTCAGGCCCAGATGGGACAAGGCCTGGTGTTAGGCTGTTTGCACAGGGGGGCCTTGGGGCTCAGAAGTCAAGGCCGTGTGTCCTTTCCTGTGCACGGACacggcagagtggcagaggcaggagcccTACCTGGTTCCCTACGTTCAGAGGCTGCACGGCTCGGTGCTCctgagctggaggaggaggagggttatTGATGAGAGGGTCAGGACCCCTTCTGGCATAGCCTGATTGTCAGCTGTGTGCAGGATGTTTGCTGAGTGTCTTTTCTTTTCCCTGCAATGCGCCTCCCCGTGAAAATGAAGCCGCCCCCCAGCGGTGATGCGGCTGCCCGGAAGATCCAGGCGTGGTGGCGCGGCACGCTGCTCCGCCGCACGCTGCTGCACGCGGCGCTCAGAGCCTGGATCATCCAGTGCTGGTGGCGGCACACGCTGATGATCCTGCTGCagaggcggcggcgggcggcgctgGACTTCTATGCACGGGAAACGTGGGCGTCTACCAGGCTGCAGTCCTGGTTCCGCATGTGGCACATCCGAAGGCGGTACTGTCGACTGCTCAACGCTGTTCGTATCATCCAGATTTCCTGGCGCTGGCACAGTTGCCATACTCGTGGTATCTTCCAGGGCCACTATGAGCTCGCAGCAAGCCAGCTGAAACTCGAGCTGGACATCTTTCTAGGGTCCCAGATTTGTCGGATCACAGACTGCATCCCCTTCCCAATAAAGAACTGACCAGGTCTGCTCCAACCACGTATCGCTGGGTCTCTGTGTTACCCTAACTTCAGGAGGTCCCCGTCTCAGTGAAGGGTCAGGGAGAATGGTGGCAGCCCCGTGGCAGCTCACGAGTTGGCTTAGAGCAGTCAGAGGCGTTGTCTGGGGTCCTAGGGGCAGAAGGGGTTGAAAGCCCTGTGCTGGAAGAGTAGGACTTGAGATTGATTAGTAATGTCTGCCCTGGGCAGTGGGCTGGGACTGCAGTATTTGTCTATTTTCTGGCCCTCCCATGATAAAGTGAGCTCCAGGAAAGCAAGACTGTAGGGCTACAACCTAGAAGAGTGCCTGACAATAGTGGTTCGTGTtctcgtgtgtgtgtatgtacaggtatacatatttgtatatttttaaaatttttgttcactGTCATTAAGATGTTATGCTGCAAACAAAAGCTTTATTGGATAGACAAAGACTTATCTACTTGGGCTAGTTATAAACTGGCAGAATAATCTTTCAAACAACATACATGAAGTTCCATAAAATCATCAAAATTCAACAGTAAAAGCCGTAAAAGTAAACGGTAAACCAGAATCCAAATGGAAAATTCATGTGGCCCTGGGTGGGCAAGCAGTGGTTTACAGAATTACGAAATCAGAGCCGgggttgtggcagagtgggttaagctgccatctgcaatgcgtgcatcccatatgggcaccaatttgagtcctggctgctctgcctcccaagcagctccctgctaatgacctgggaaagcagcagaagacagcccaaatgcatggttccctgccactcatgtgggagaccaggatggagttccaggctcctggaatgtcccagccccagtcattgtagtcatttgggggggAGAatctctctttaaatatttgtttatttgaaaggcagagtaacagggagagagggaggtaaagagagaaatctcccatctcctggttctctTCAAATGGTctgaacagtcagggctgggccaggctgaagccaagagcctggaactttatccacatctcccacatgggtgcaggggcccaagtacttgggccatctgccactgctctcccatgcgcacagcagggagctggatcaaagtggagcagccaggactccagcaggcACTCATGGAATGCTGCTgtcgcagacagaggcttaacccactgtaccacaatgctggcctgtgtctccccctcactctcttcCCCCCATCTCTGGAACTGGctgtcaaatgaatgaatatttttaaaaaattacaaaatggaaATAGCAGTATTTGACCTTGTTGATGTTACAGAAATCTGTGGAATTAAAGATCCTTGTGAATGAGGTTTACAGGCAGGTGGCGGCCTGGGAAAGGACATTGACAAAATGTTTATCCAGCGTGGGGCTGTCCACGGAAGCCATTCACGAGAATGTTGAGGACACAATTGGAAGGGAGGCCCAGGACAAAATCCAGAAATGGACACAAAGATGCCAATAGCCAGCATGAAGCAGTATCAGGAGCCGGGAGGTCCCTCCCTCGGACTTGACCATGAACCCCCACTCAGCTCAAGGAAGGAGCATGATGCCGCTAGCGCTACTTTTCCCAAGATGAAACGGACACTCAGAGGCTGAGAAACTTGCccgtgtccactgtgtcccagcTGGAATCCCCGTGGTCACGCGTCCCTGTCAGAGAAGCACACACCGCAACCGCCAGGGGGCGCCACTTTGCATCGCTCAGCGAGTGCGTGCTAGGCGCGAGGCAGGGGCTCCCCAGGGGCTGCCCCCGTGCTGAGACATCTGTCAGGACTGCTAGGGCATGGAGTGGCTGCCTGCTTTAGGACTCGGCCCTGCACACCAGACGTCCCCTGTGGCTACGCAGAGACTGGAGGAGGCTGCCAATTCAGCATCATCAGAGGTGACTCCAAGTTAACTCATGGATGGAGAAGGTAGGAGAAAAACCAATGGAACATGCTGGATGTGGGTGCCTGGCAGTCATCTGCTGAGCAGAGAAATGAGCCCAGGCCCAATCTTAGGGCATTGGGGTGTGCCCCTGGAAGGTCATCCCCTGGGTGTGTTGTTATGAAAGCCTAAGACCTCTTTCCAGGCTCCCCTCCTAAACACCGTCAATGGATTCAGTTTCCAACCTCTTCATGCCATTTGCTTATGACCGTGGGGCTTTAAGTGCCATAAGAGTTCAGTACCAAATCAGATTTGGTCCACAGCCCACAGGGAAGGCGCTGGCATCTGAGGGTGCTCCCAGCGCGGTGCCAGTAGTGCTCACATAGTCACAATGATGTCAACCCCGACGGCAGCTTGACCTAAATGACCAAGCACCTCACCAGGGGGATGAGGGGGGCAGAGTGGAGTTCCCTGCAGAGACGCAGGAAGCTACGTGGCAGCAAGTGGACAGACAGTGCCCTGAGAGGCACAGGCCCCGCCACGGCGGAGACCGTGGTCTGGGGAGCAGCCCGCAGCACTGCTCCCCTGGGAGACACGGCCACTGCCGCCCCCAGAGCAGTCCTCAGGGCCGGGGCCCCTCGCAGACTCAGCAACCCAGATGGGAAAGTGCCTCGGGCTGTGAAGTTTCAGACACAGAATGCAAAGTTGGTTTTAAGGAACAGAGGCTGTGAACTAAGCCACCCAGCAGCCAcgaggagggcagggggagggggtagaCTGGCCCCTGTGTCTCCATCAGGACCCCTCCTGGCCCCGTGGGCTCTCTGTAACAGCAGGACTCCGCCATCTGCAGAGACGGGCGCCACGGCAGAAAGCCCGGGATGTGGGGGACAGCCCATGCCAGCTGCCAGCACAGTGGCCAGGCGGGAGCCGCTCTGCCCAGTGCCTGCCCACAGCGTGGGCCTGTGAGTGGGCCATGCCGGAGGTCACACTGGGGAAAGGACAGACTGCCACGGGCAGTGATCCCTCGGAGGACTCTGGTCCCCCTGCGGCAGGAGGGAAACGGGCAGGTGTCTCCCCTTCACCCGACAGCTTGGAGCTGGGGAAGACAACCGGGCCGCTGGTCACAGCTGCCCTTGTGATGTCGTGGCCGGCTCCTCCACACCCTTGCCGGCACTGCCAGCATTAAGGGAGCAGCGACCATCAGGGGAGGATGACCTGAACCACTACCTCTGACCATGGGAAGCCTTTGCTGTGTAAGATTGGGTCACAGGCActgccctgggcagggaggggcgggggtggtGCTCCGTGTATAGGGAAGCAGTGTTGATGTCTGGGGACCCCAGGAAAAGTGGGGAGCAGAGGCTGTGGGGACTTAGCCCAGAGGCTGGTCCtcacccctgctccctgccccactcTGATTGCAGAAGCCTCAGCCAGAAGAGAAAGTGACACCCGAGAAGGTAGGTGGGGCCCTGGATAGAAGGGTGCCTGCAAGCGGAGGCTCCATCGCGGGTCCCACGGGGGCTGGCTCAGCCTCGCTCTCCTGTCCCCTGGTCCCCTCGCTGTGCTGGGTGTGGAGACGGACAGGACGGGGAGGCGGGGAGAAGGATGTGCACAGGCCCCACGGCGGGCGAGGAACAACACAGCGGGGACTGGGGAAGGGTGGGCCTGGCCCATGAGGATGTGGAGTGACAGAGGTGGGAGTGGAAGTAGAAGTGTGGGGAGGGCAAGACCCCAGAGGCCAGCACGGGGGCTGCAGGAGCAGGGCAGCCGAGGTGAGGCTTTGGGGTTGCAAAGAGCTCCCCCTGCTCCATGAACCTGTGGGGTTCTCAGGTCAAGAGCAGTCCCAATGTATCCACGAGAGACTGTGACTCGGGGGACGAGCAGAGGCAAAACCCGCCCATAGTTCCTGGGTCCTCAGAATCCCCGGGTGACGGGCTGAAGGCTAAGGGAGCCCCATGTGTGTGACGGTGACAAATTCACAGGCAGTCCTCTGCCTCACTTGGCTGGCTGCGTCTTGCACGGCTCCGCCAGAGCGAAAGGCTCCCCAGGGTGCTGCGCCCGAGCAGGCCCACACGGCCGTCAGCTCTTGCACACACGGGCCCCGTGTTCAGCACCTTGAACGCTGATGGGGTGGTGGGGGCTCGCAGACCTTGCCCCCACCGCCAGTGACAACCACCCCACCCCGGCCATCCACTCCTAGGATCGTCACAAAGGGGTGCTTGAAGGAGGTGgaaggatactttaaaaaaagtgagcCATCACAGACGGGCTCCTTAGCAATAATAATGAACACGGAGAAAGTATGTGGAAAAAAATGCACGATACCATCATTTTAGTCATTACACTGAGCACATGTGGTACAAGTGCCATTTCCTATAAGAGTGTCTACACGCTTATTCTCAATCCATCACTCACAGGTGGGCTGTGTTTAATCCCAATGGTAACCCAGATGGAGCCAAAGGCGGCAGGAAACCGTGACAGTCAAGGACAGGACAAAcctacacatacaaacacacaccccCGGCGCCACCACACAGAGCTCTTTCTAGCCAGAAAAGGAGAAAGCGTTTAGGTGATTGCTGCTCTACTCCTAGTTAAACTCAACGGGAATCCTGCGGCCCTGGCCAGCTAAGGCAGCGTGGGGAGCCCAGAGGCCCtgggcaggcccagggctgcagcgaggcccccacccctgctgctggCTGTTGTCGGAGAAGATGGAGTAGGCGGCTCGCTTCCGAGGGTGGGGAAGATTGACGTGCGTGCCACGTGGACTctcccaggccccggccccgTAAGTCCCTCAATGTATTTAGATCGTAGCTGACTTTTTTCCCACCAGGATTTTGTTGTTACAAGCCCTGTGCGTGCTTTCTTAGGTTGACAAGCAGACATTTCTCTTATTAGGGCTCTCTGAATGCAGTGAGGCTGTTTTCATTGTTGGTATGCACAGCTAGGGTTTCGTCTGTCTGGTACCTGAGGCCTCTCTGAACACTGCCTGTTTGGAAGACAGCATTTGGTTGGTTTTTCTGGGTTACTGAGGATTCTGTGTATTCAATCATGTCATCAGTTTGCTTTCTTACTTGATGGTCTGTCTTCTGTTTGGTTTTCTTGTCTTTCCGGCTGCGTGGGCAGTCACTTTGAGGACTGTGTTAAAGATCAGTGGGAGCTGACATCCTTACCTTATTCCCATTTACTGGGAGAATATGGAGTCTTTCACTGGCAAGTATAATGTGAATGGCAAGGGTTTTATTGTGCTCTTTTTCAAATTGAGGAAatacttttatacttttaaaaaatacttatatacacactcacacacacacacacacacacacacacacatatatatatataattatttatttgaaagagttacacagagaggagaggcagacagagagaggtcttccatcagctggttcactccccaaccagctGCCACggccagatctgtgccaatccaaagccaggagtcttttctgggtctcctacatgcgtacaggggcccaaggacttgggccatctcctgctttctcaggccataacagagagctggatggaaagtggagcagcctggtctcaaaccggtacccatatcagatgccggcactgcaggcggcagctttaccccctatgctacagcgccggcccctgttacCTTAttaggcagagatagacagagttcccattttctggttctcACTCCTCACATTTCTACAAAGgctgtggcagggccaggccaaagccagagaagctaggaactcaatccagatctcccacatgagctgcagggacccaacaatttgagccttcatctgctgcttccagcagtgtgcatcagcagaaaactggtCTGTTCCTATTtttgaggttttgtttgtttgtttgttttaagaaagcttttatttggggccagcgctgtggcacagtgggttaatgctgtggcctaaagcgccagcatcccatatgggagccggttcaagacccggctgctccacttcccatccagctctctgctatggcctgggatagcagtggaggatgtccaagtccttgggcccctgcacccacgtgggagacctggaggaagctcttggcttcggatcggcgcagttacggctgttgtggccaattggggagtgaaccatgggatggacgacctctctgtctctcctctcactttgtaactctgactttcaagtaaacaaattttttttaacaaagcaagcttttatttaatgactacaaatttcataggtacagctttagacATATAgaagttcttccccccatacatgccctcccactccccactccagtcccacctcctactctatctcccatcccattaagattggtttttaattaacttgataacagaagatcaactctatactaagtaaatatttccacaatttgcacccacacacacaaagtataaagtactgtttgaaaacaagcttTACTGttcattctcatagtacaactcattaaggacagaagtgctacatggggagtaagtgcacagtgactcctgttgttgatttaacaattggcactcttatttataacatcAGTGATCTCCagaggcttttgacatgagctgccaatgctatggaagccttttgagtccacaaactccgtcggtatttagacagggccataaccaaagtggaagttctctcctcccttcagagaaaagtacctccatctttgattaCTCCTTTCTactagggtctcactcacagagatcctttatgtagataattttttcccacagtgtcttggctttacatgcctgaaatgctctcatgggcttttgagccagactggaatgccttaagatctgattctgaggtcagagtgctgtttagggcattggtcgttctgagtctgctgtgtggactgcttcccatgttggaacagtcTCTCTCTTAAAATTCTATCATTATCGCCAGAcaattggtcttatttatgtgatcacgCTTTTAATCCTATATATATGATCAATACACAGTTAatatcactttaacacataagatggcattaatcccacccaacttaatgggatttcgAGTCCCATggtaaatttttagttttattcttaGGGGTAAATCCATGGGGttgtgtgccgaactgtacagctcctctcttactcccacttttttttactgagatctattttcaattgcatTTATACATCTATGATTAATTATATgtcagagttcaaccagtggtagtaagtagaaaaagaaaataaaaaataaactgttcgacagtcaagacaagggctgttcaagtcattgcttctcatagtgtcaatttcacttctacaggttccCTTTCACGTGTTCtattgtcacagatcagggagaacatatggtatttgtccctttgggctggcttatttcactcagcatgattttCCACAttcatccatttggttgcaaatgactggatttttttttaaccactgtgtagtattccatagagtacatatcccataatttttttatccagtctttcaCTGacaggcatttaagttgattccatgtcttagctattgtgaattgaggtacaataaacatggaagtgcagataactcctttatttgctgatttcatttcccttgggtacattcttaggagtgggatggctgggtcatatggtagggctacattcagatttctgaagtgtctccaaactgtcttccatgtttgcattcccaccaacagtggattaggatacttttccctcacatcctcgccagcatttattgtttgttgatttctataggaaaaccattctaaccagggtaaggtgaaacctcattgtggttttgatttgcatttctgtgacagctagtgatcttgaacattctttcatgtgtGTATTatacatttggatttcctcttttgaaaaatgtctaagtccttggcctatctcttaactgggttgatTTGttgttggagtttcttgatctctttgtagattctggtcattaatcctttatcagttgcatagtttgcgaataatttctcccattctgttggttgcctcttcactttcttcagttttcttttgcagtacagaaacttctcaatttgaagtaatctcatttgttaattttggctttaactgcctgagcctctggagtcttttccaagaactctttgcctgtgccaatgtcttgcagggtttccccaatgttctctaatactttgatggtgttgggtcatagatttacatctttaatccatgttgagtggatttttgtgtgagctgtaaggtaggggtcttgcttcatgcttctgcatgtggaaatccagtttgcTTAGcacctttgttgaagagactgcccttgctccagggattggttttagatccttgatcaaatataagttggctgtagatgtgtggtgtttctattctgttccattggtcttgccatctatttttgtaccagtaccaggctattttgattgtaATTGCcctgtatgtcttgaaatctggtattgttatgcctccggctttgtttttgttgtataagattgcttt
It includes:
- the LOC133766237 gene encoding IQ domain-containing protein F5-like, with the translated sequence MRLPVKMKPPPSGDAAARKIQAWWRGTLLRRTLLHAALRAWIIQCWWRHTLMILLQRRRRAALDFYARETWASTRLQSWFRMWHIRRRYCRLLNAVRIIQISWRWHSCHTRGIFQGHYELAASQLKLELDIFLGSQICRITDCIPFPIKN